One window of Aliarcobacter lanthieri genomic DNA carries:
- a CDS encoding UvrD-helicase domain-containing protein has translation MKLTKEQELIINSKESSFKINAVAGSGKTTTLLLYAKENSNLKILYLAYNKSLQISLQEKLKNFQLPNLSVSTIHSLAYNKIGAYNYNLTNELKTYILEKLVVKYELITNQKSYYPSMEYLTLLKDLVNFYCNSALIQIDTKIIESYKKQSDLSAKILEILSKNEKKILNHIKIVLSSMKNRQIDATHDFYLKMFYLNKKISTNLNYDLILIDEAQDISDVMIAIVENQNCKRVYVGDSFQQIYSFRYATNALNKIDLPNFYLTKSFRFSNSYAKTLQNLLNHLYTINESKPLNINGLDSSTKIGREFIDFSQPFCVIARTTFGLIQELVKHIHDKKNIYFEGGYNSYSFMNQTVYSIFYLKQRKNDKITIDEIKDFESIYELENFAKDTKNQDYLNIIKFINTYGDNIFEINKKIKSLLVTNKNEADIIFTTAHKAKGLEYNQVIMVDDFITKKDILNKKNPLSFQRINEELNIYYVAATRAKEAIELADLNLNYNYNESENL, from the coding sequence ATGAAATTAACCAAAGAGCAAGAACTAATAATAAATAGTAAAGAATCTTCTTTTAAAATAAATGCAGTTGCAGGAAGTGGTAAAACAACTACCCTGCTTCTTTATGCAAAAGAAAATTCTAACCTCAAAATTTTATATCTTGCATATAATAAATCTTTACAAATTTCTCTTCAAGAAAAACTAAAAAATTTTCAACTTCCAAATTTAAGTGTTAGCACAATTCACTCTTTAGCATACAATAAAATAGGTGCTTATAATTACAATTTAACAAATGAACTAAAAACTTATATTTTAGAAAAATTAGTTGTTAAATATGAATTAATAACAAATCAAAAAAGCTACTATCCATCTATGGAATATCTAACACTATTAAAAGATTTAGTAAATTTTTATTGTAATTCAGCACTAATACAAATTGATACAAAAATTATTGAAAGCTATAAAAAACAATCTGATTTAAGTGCTAAGATTTTAGAAATATTAAGTAAGAATGAGAAAAAGATATTAAATCATATAAAAATAGTTTTAAGTTCTATGAAAAATAGACAAATTGATGCTACTCATGATTTTTACTTAAAAATGTTTTATTTAAATAAAAAAATATCTACAAATTTAAATTATGATTTAATATTAATTGATGAAGCACAAGATATAAGTGATGTGATGATAGCAATTGTTGAAAATCAAAATTGTAAAAGAGTCTATGTTGGTGATAGTTTTCAACAAATTTATAGTTTTAGATATGCAACAAATGCTTTAAATAAAATAGATTTACCAAACTTTTATTTAACAAAAAGTTTTAGATTTTCAAACTCTTATGCAAAAACATTACAAAATTTATTAAATCATCTATATACTATCAATGAATCAAAACCTTTAAATATAAATGGATTGGATAGTTCAACAAAAATTGGACGAGAATTTATAGATTTTTCTCAGCCTTTTTGTGTGATAGCAAGAACGACATTTGGCCTTATTCAAGAACTTGTCAAACATATACATGATAAAAAGAATATTTATTTTGAAGGTGGTTACAACTCTTACTCCTTTATGAATCAAACTGTTTATTCTATTTTTTATTTAAAACAAAGAAAAAATGATAAAATAACTATAGATGAAATCAAAGATTTTGAATCAATTTATGAACTTGAAAATTTTGCAAAAGATACAAAAAATCAAGACTACTTAAATATTATCAAATTTATAAATACCTATGGAGACAATATTTTTGAGATAAATAAAAAAATAAAATCCTTATTAGTTACAAATAAAAATGAAGCCGATATAATTTTTACAACAGCACATAAAGCAAAAGGTTTAGAATATAATCAAGTTATAATGGTAGATGACTTTATTACAAAAAAAGATATATTAAACAAAAAGAATCCTTTAAGTTTTCAAAGAATAAATGAAGAATTAAACATATATTATGTTGCTGCAACAAGAGCAAAAGAAGCTATAGAGTTAGCTGATTTAAATCTAAATTACAATTATAATGAAAGTGAGAATTTATGA
- the selA gene encoding L-seryl-tRNA(Sec) selenium transferase produces MSLLKSIPKIDKFITNKAFEGLSKSLITKISKEKIQNLRENILNNTIENFDENLLINSILEEYNDINSSSLKPLINATGIIVHTNLGRSLLDEKSITNAIKIATSYNNLEYDLQKGKRGERYEHITKSLKALTGCEDALVVNNNASAVFLILNTFCKNKEVVVSRGELVEIGGSFRVPEVMNQSGAILKEIGTTNKTHLRDYENAINNNTTMLMKVHKSNYSIEGFSSDVSFEDISKIATKYSLIDYFDMGSGHIFDLPYNLSKDEPSILELMKQNPSLLSFSGDKLLGSVQAGIIIGKKDLIEKLKKNQLLRMLRVDKITLSLLEESLNLYLKNELDTIPTLKMLNTKVEILKKRAILLKDKIENFMNCEVIETSTMVGGGTTPNKKIPSIALSLQFKDFKPNKMEEILRKNLIIARIENDKLLLDFRTIRENEIIKIENILKKEFKNV; encoded by the coding sequence ATGTCTTTACTAAAATCTATTCCAAAGATTGATAAGTTTATCACAAATAAAGCTTTTGAAGGTTTATCTAAATCTCTTATTACAAAAATTTCAAAAGAAAAAATACAAAATTTAAGAGAAAATATTTTAAATAATACTATAGAAAACTTTGATGAAAACTTACTTATAAATAGTATTTTAGAAGAATACAATGATATTAATAGTTCATCACTAAAACCTCTTATCAATGCAACAGGGATAATCGTTCATACAAATTTAGGAAGAAGTTTGCTAGACGAAAAATCAATAACAAATGCTATTAAGATAGCAACTTCTTACAACAACTTAGAATATGATTTACAAAAAGGTAAAAGAGGAGAGAGATACGAACATATTACAAAATCATTAAAAGCACTAACAGGTTGTGAAGATGCTTTGGTAGTAAATAACAATGCAAGTGCTGTTTTTTTGATATTAAATACTTTTTGTAAAAATAAAGAAGTTGTAGTTAGTCGTGGAGAATTAGTAGAAATTGGTGGAAGCTTTAGAGTTCCAGAAGTTATGAATCAAAGTGGAGCAATATTAAAAGAGATTGGAACTACAAATAAAACTCACTTAAGAGATTATGAAAATGCTATAAATAACAATACAACAATGCTTATGAAAGTTCATAAATCAAATTATAGTATAGAAGGTTTTTCTAGTGATGTGAGTTTTGAAGACATATCAAAAATAGCTACAAAATACTCTTTGATAGACTATTTTGATATGGGAAGTGGTCATATTTTTGATTTACCATATAATTTAAGTAAAGATGAACCATCTATTTTAGAGCTTATGAAACAAAATCCAAGTTTACTTAGTTTTTCAGGAGATAAACTTTTAGGAAGTGTTCAAGCTGGAATAATTATAGGGAAAAAAGATTTAATTGAGAAATTGAAAAAAAATCAACTATTAAGAATGCTAAGAGTTGATAAAATAACTCTTTCACTTCTAGAAGAGAGTTTAAATTTATATTTAAAAAACGAACTTGATACTATTCCAACATTAAAAATGTTAAATACTAAAGTAGAAATTCTAAAAAAAAGAGCAATTCTTTTAAAAGATAAAATAGAAAATTTTATGAATTGTGAAGTTATAGAAACCTCTACTATGGTTGGTGGTGGTACGACTCCAAATAAAAAAATTCCATCAATCGCTTTGAGTTTACAATTTAAAGATTTTAAACCAAATAAAATGGAAGAAATTTTAAGGAAAAATCTAATAATAGCAAGAATTGAAAATGATAAATTATTGCTTGATTTTAGAACAATACGAGAAAATGAAATAATAAAAATAGAAAATATTTTAAAAAAAGAGTTCAAAAATGTCTAA
- a CDS encoding molybdopterin-dependent oxidoreductase encodes MGANSFGRRTFLKMASLATAFSATSAFANTDKVLRDATDEEVRNPFPGSKLVKTICMHCSVGCGVIAEVHNGVWVRQEVAQDHPISNGGHCCKGADMIDKIRSTNRLQYPIEKVAGKWNRVSWDDAMTKVSNKLLELREKFGPDSVMFLGSAKVSNEQAYYIRKFVSMFGTNNIDHVARICHSPTVAGAANTFGYGGMTNHLGDMHNSKAILIMGANPAEAHPVAMQHILKGKEQNGAKIIVVDPRYTKTAVKSDLYCRIRTGTDIAFLYGMIRIIRDNKWYNKDYLDNRVYGVEEIFKECEEYTPEKVADITGCKPEELIQVATLFAKSTPGALIWNQGWTHHTIGSSNTRLGSILQLLLGNVGVIGGGCNVLRGHDNVQGSTDMGCLADTLPGYYGLGEGSWKYFAKQWKVDYEWLKGRFKSKELMEAKGNSLSLWKHSVLDESNAKYNGGTQIKALVCIGNGVSTVTETHKSKEALDKLDLVVFIDPYVNDSAVITTRSDNMFLLPAASQVENCGSIVNTGRSTQWRSQIVEPLFESRKDQDILFDFAKRMGFYDEFIAGMGKGNNFQWPEDATDEIARTLKAHGLTGVTAQRLKRHQENWHLFESSNLKGRGITEKEYYGLPWPCWSETHPGSPVLFNIDLPVMQGGMGFRTRFGTERNGVSLLANDGIYPKGSKVKGGYDEITDKNIEELAGVTLTAEERELVKDTNWKTDISGILTKYALEAGLTPNGNAKARTIVWEFIDTIPKHREPLHSPRTDLISKYSAVKDIQNHFRVDVRYESEQFKEDWAKSYPVNVISGRVVEHMGTGTETRASHYLAELSPEMYGELNPILAGKLGLNDGDMMWLYGTGGGKIKIKCKVSLRVDENSVFLPQNFSGWWSGEDLTHRYPDKTAPYAMGENSGQVTSYGFDQQTACPETKCSLVRIERA; translated from the coding sequence ATGGGAGCGAATAGCTTTGGACGAAGAACATTTTTAAAGATGGCTTCTTTAGCAACAGCATTTAGCGCAACATCAGCCTTTGCAAATACAGATAAAGTTTTAAGAGATGCGACTGATGAAGAGGTGAGAAATCCTTTTCCTGGATCGAAACTAGTAAAAACAATCTGTATGCACTGTTCAGTAGGATGTGGAGTAATAGCTGAAGTACATAATGGAGTATGGGTAAGACAAGAAGTAGCACAAGATCACCCAATAAGTAATGGAGGACATTGCTGTAAAGGTGCAGATATGATTGATAAAATCAGATCTACAAACAGATTACAGTATCCAATAGAGAAAGTAGCTGGAAAATGGAATAGAGTATCATGGGATGATGCTATGACAAAGGTTTCTAATAAACTTTTAGAGTTAAGAGAGAAATTTGGACCAGATTCAGTTATGTTTTTAGGATCTGCAAAAGTAAGTAATGAACAAGCTTATTATATTAGAAAATTTGTTTCAATGTTTGGAACAAATAATATAGATCATGTTGCTAGAATTTGTCATAGTCCAACAGTTGCAGGAGCTGCTAATACATTTGGATATGGTGGTATGACAAATCATTTAGGTGATATGCATAATTCTAAAGCTATTTTAATAATGGGTGCAAATCCAGCAGAAGCTCATCCAGTTGCGATGCAACATATATTAAAAGGTAAAGAGCAAAATGGAGCAAAAATAATAGTTGTAGATCCAAGATATACAAAGACAGCAGTGAAATCAGATTTATATTGTAGAATAAGAACTGGTACAGATATAGCATTTTTATATGGTATGATTAGAATAATTCGTGATAATAAATGGTATAACAAAGATTATTTAGATAATAGAGTATATGGAGTTGAAGAGATATTTAAAGAGTGTGAAGAGTATACACCTGAAAAAGTTGCAGATATTACAGGCTGTAAACCCGAGGAGTTGATACAAGTTGCTACATTATTTGCAAAATCAACTCCTGGAGCTTTGATATGGAATCAAGGTTGGACACATCATACAATTGGTTCATCAAATACAAGACTTGGTTCTATTTTACAACTATTACTTGGAAATGTTGGAGTAATTGGTGGTGGATGTAATGTTCTAAGAGGTCATGATAATGTTCAAGGTTCAACGGATATGGGATGTTTAGCTGATACATTACCAGGGTATTATGGGTTAGGTGAAGGTTCTTGGAAATATTTTGCAAAACAGTGGAAAGTTGATTATGAATGGTTAAAAGGTAGATTTAAATCAAAAGAGCTGATGGAAGCAAAAGGGAATAGCTTATCTTTATGGAAACATAGTGTTCTTGATGAATCAAATGCAAAATATAATGGTGGAACTCAAATTAAAGCACTTGTTTGTATAGGAAATGGGGTATCAACAGTTACAGAAACTCATAAATCAAAAGAAGCTTTAGATAAATTAGATTTAGTTGTATTTATAGATCCTTATGTTAATGATTCTGCTGTTATTACAACAAGAAGTGATAATATGTTTTTATTACCAGCTGCTTCACAAGTTGAAAATTGTGGTTCTATTGTAAATACAGGAAGAAGTACACAATGGAGAAGCCAAATTGTTGAACCTCTATTTGAATCTAGAAAAGATCAAGATATTTTATTTGATTTTGCAAAAAGAATGGGATTCTATGATGAATTTATTGCAGGTATGGGTAAAGGTAATAATTTTCAATGGCCAGAAGATGCAACAGATGAAATTGCAAGAACTTTGAAAGCTCATGGTTTAACAGGTGTAACAGCGCAAAGACTAAAACGTCATCAAGAAAACTGGCATTTATTTGAATCATCAAATTTAAAAGGAAGAGGAATTACTGAGAAAGAGTATTATGGATTACCATGGCCTTGTTGGAGTGAAACACATCCTGGAAGCCCAGTTCTATTTAATATAGATTTACCTGTTATGCAAGGTGGTATGGGATTTAGAACAAGATTTGGAACAGAGCGAAATGGAGTAAGTTTACTTGCTAATGATGGAATATATCCAAAAGGTTCTAAAGTTAAAGGTGGATATGATGAGATTACAGATAAGAATATAGAAGAGTTAGCTGGAGTTACTTTAACTGCTGAAGAGAGAGAACTTGTAAAAGATACGAATTGGAAAACTGATATTAGTGGTATTTTAACAAAATATGCACTTGAAGCTGGTCTTACTCCTAATGGAAATGCAAAAGCTAGAACTATTGTTTGGGAGTTTATTGATACTATACCAAAACATAGAGAACCTTTACATTCTCCTAGAACAGATTTAATATCTAAATATTCAGCAGTTAAAGATATACAAAACCATTTTAGGGTTGATGTTAGATATGAAAGCGAACAGTTTAAAGAGGATTGGGCAAAAAGTTATCCTGTGAATGTTATTTCAGGAAGAGTAGTTGAACATATGGGAACGGGTACAGAGACAAGAGCATCTCACTATTTAGCAGAGTTAAGCCCTGAAATGTATGGAGAATTAAATCCTATTTTAGCTGGTAAGTTAGGTTTAAATGATGGCGATATGATGTGGCTTTATGGAACTGGTGGTGGAAAGATAAAAATTAAGTGTAAAGTTAGTTTAAGAGTTGATGAAAACTCAGTATTTTTACCACAGAACTTCTCTGGTTGGTGGAGTGGAGAGGATTTAACACATAGATATCCAGATAAAACTGCACCATACGCAATGGGTGAGAATTCAGGTCAAGTAACAAGTTATGGGTTTGATCAACAAACAGCTTGTCCAGAGACTAAATGTTCACTTGTAAGAATAGAAAGAGCATAG
- the selD gene encoding selenide, water dikinase SelD — protein sequence MNNEYKLTKFVQAAGCAAKMGPGDLKQALCHLKANNEQVLVGFDTSDDAGIYQLSDNLALVQTVDFITPVVDDPYIYGQIAAANSLSDVFAMGGEVKTALNIVGFDSANVSKEALAEILRGGFEKVKECGGSLLGGHTIQTPEMYYGLSVTGIIHPNDVKRNNGAKPGDLLVLTKPIGMGILTTAIKRDLIDINLIKHCAEIMASLNYIPSKIMKKFRVNSCTDITGFGLLGHAFECTNENISFVIDSNSVPVVKEAFNLVEKGVLPGGSKRNIKFCEDKVNFNIENNNMKSILCDAQTSGGLLVAINKDDAKEFVKEIQDFSFGYAKIIGEVIPKDKLPIIVN from the coding sequence ATGAACAATGAATATAAACTAACAAAGTTTGTTCAAGCTGCTGGTTGTGCTGCAAAGATGGGTCCGGGGGATCTAAAACAAGCTCTTTGCCATTTAAAAGCAAATAATGAACAAGTATTAGTTGGATTTGATACAAGTGATGATGCTGGTATTTATCAGCTTAGTGATAACTTAGCTTTAGTTCAAACAGTTGATTTTATAACACCTGTTGTTGATGATCCATATATCTATGGGCAAATAGCTGCTGCAAACTCATTAAGTGATGTTTTTGCTATGGGTGGAGAGGTTAAGACTGCTCTAAATATAGTTGGATTCGATAGTGCAAATGTTTCAAAAGAAGCTTTAGCAGAAATTTTAAGAGGTGGATTTGAAAAAGTAAAAGAATGTGGTGGTTCACTTTTAGGTGGACATACTATACAAACACCTGAAATGTACTATGGACTTAGTGTAACAGGGATAATACATCCAAATGATGTAAAAAGAAACAATGGTGCAAAACCTGGTGATCTTTTAGTCCTTACAAAACCTATTGGAATGGGAATTTTAACAACAGCAATAAAAAGAGATTTAATAGATATTAATTTAATAAAACATTGTGCTGAAATTATGGCAAGTTTAAACTATATTCCTTCAAAAATTATGAAAAAATTTAGAGTTAATTCTTGTACAGATATTACTGGATTTGGACTTTTAGGACATGCCTTTGAATGTACTAATGAAAATATATCTTTTGTAATAGATAGTAATAGTGTTCCAGTTGTAAAAGAAGCTTTTAACTTAGTTGAGAAAGGTGTATTACCTGGTGGTTCTAAAAGAAATATAAAATTTTGTGAGGACAAAGTAAATTTCAATATAGAAAATAACAATATGAAGTCAATACTTTGTGATGCTCAAACTTCTGGTGGTCTATTAGTAGCTATAAATAAAGATGATGCAAAAGAGTTCGTAAAAGAAATACAAGACTTTAGTTTTGGCTATGCAAAAATCATAGGAGAAGTTATACCAAAAGATAAATTGCCTATTATTGTGAATTAA
- the selB gene encoding selenocysteine-specific translation elongation factor: protein MSNIIIGTAGHIDHGKTALIKALNGFEGDSTNEEQQRGITIDLSFSNLSLGQQNIAFIDVPGHEKLVKNMIAGAFGFDYVMLVVSANEGIKPQTIEHIEIINLLGLKEIIVVITKKDLVNDEELKQKEKDILEFLDDFDFEIKFIQAVSIFDTNSIESLKSKLFTIKNSIKQEENFFRFYIDRVFSPKGIGTVVTGTVLGKKCELEEKVFIPEIQKETKLKNIQVHNQNVLEANISNRAALNLANIDKNSIQRGDLITKKGFIRGFEEIDISFQCLKNKKLNHNQKYTLFIGAKKTEVKVLLFDSLTNLENGYATIKADEKLFTIFGEKLILRNANETICGAVVLNPIVDPMKKPQKKTLLEFLKTKDFKNAYKELLIAHKKGLGIISSTQRFALSHEKAINFAKTLEDVFIDEKELVIYPNSTKDEIKKFIKNIYTKNSYALLSSSSINLRLSWASLNFIEKALSDLVDENFLVKENSLYKNANIKEDFTKELENIFLKRLKKEDLSPTAPYNIYDELDIDRKLGDDILKSLTSKKDVIRLQHNLFIHNQSLNKVLKTMRKIIKEDGFIEIFNFKQRYDLSRKYLVAYLDYLDNFSDIKKVDNRRVFA from the coding sequence ATGTCTAATATTATAATAGGAACAGCTGGTCATATAGACCATGGAAAGACTGCACTTATCAAGGCATTAAATGGTTTTGAAGGAGATAGTACAAATGAAGAACAGCAACGTGGGATAACTATAGATTTATCTTTCTCAAATTTAAGTTTAGGACAACAAAATATAGCTTTTATTGATGTACCTGGTCATGAAAAACTTGTAAAAAATATGATTGCTGGAGCTTTTGGATTTGATTATGTAATGTTAGTTGTAAGTGCAAATGAAGGTATAAAACCACAAACTATTGAACATATTGAAATAATAAATCTTTTAGGTTTAAAAGAAATTATTGTAGTTATAACAAAAAAAGATTTAGTAAATGATGAGGAATTAAAACAAAAAGAAAAAGATATATTAGAGTTTCTAGATGATTTCGATTTTGAAATAAAGTTTATTCAAGCCGTATCAATTTTTGATACAAATTCAATAGAAAGCCTCAAATCAAAACTTTTTACGATAAAAAATAGTATAAAACAAGAAGAAAACTTCTTTAGATTTTATATTGATAGAGTTTTTTCTCCAAAAGGTATAGGAACAGTAGTTACAGGAACAGTTTTAGGTAAAAAATGTGAACTTGAAGAAAAAGTTTTCATTCCAGAAATTCAAAAAGAGACAAAGCTAAAAAATATTCAAGTTCATAATCAAAATGTACTTGAAGCAAATATCTCAAACCGAGCAGCATTAAATCTAGCAAATATTGATAAGAACTCTATTCAAAGAGGTGATTTGATAACAAAAAAAGGCTTTATTCGTGGTTTTGAAGAGATAGATATATCTTTTCAATGTTTAAAAAATAAGAAATTAAATCACAATCAAAAATATACTTTATTTATAGGTGCAAAAAAAACTGAAGTAAAGGTATTACTTTTTGATAGTTTAACAAATCTTGAAAATGGATATGCAACTATAAAAGCTGATGAAAAACTATTCACAATTTTTGGTGAAAAACTAATTTTGAGGAATGCAAATGAAACAATTTGTGGAGCAGTTGTATTAAACCCTATTGTTGATCCTATGAAAAAACCACAAAAAAAGACATTATTAGAATTTTTAAAAACGAAAGATTTTAAAAATGCATATAAAGAACTTTTAATCGCTCATAAAAAAGGATTAGGTATCATCTCTTCTACTCAAAGATTTGCTCTTTCTCATGAAAAAGCAATCAATTTTGCAAAAACTTTAGAAGATGTTTTTATAGATGAAAAAGAACTTGTAATCTATCCAAATTCTACAAAAGATGAAATAAAAAAATTTATAAAAAATATATATACAAAAAATTCTTATGCTCTACTTTCTAGTTCTTCAATAAACTTACGTTTATCTTGGGCAAGTTTAAACTTTATAGAAAAAGCTTTAAGTGATTTAGTAGATGAAAATTTTTTAGTAAAAGAAAACTCTTTATACAAAAATGCAAATATCAAAGAAGATTTTACAAAAGAGCTAGAAAATATATTTTTAAAGCGTCTAAAAAAAGAGGATTTATCTCCAACAGCTCCTTATAATATCTATGATGAATTAGATATAGATAGAAAATTAGGAGATGATATTTTAAAATCTTTAACTTCAAAAAAAGATGTTATTAGACTACAACACAATCTTTTTATACATAATCAAAGTTTAAATAAAGTATTAAAAACAATGAGAAAAATCATAAAAGAAGATGGTTTTATAGAGATTTTTAACTTCAAGCAAAGATATGATTTAAGTAGAAAATATTTGGTTGCATATTTAGATTATTTAGATAATTTTAGTGATATAAAAAAAGTTGACAATAGAAGAGTTTTTGCTTAA